The sequence GAATATGTTACCAAGCCGGTAAATCCTGATGAAATACTATTAACCATTAAAAATGCACTCAACCGCGATAAAGACAAAATGGTGGTTAGTGCACCGCAACCGGTTTCCCAAAATAATACCAATAAAAACGAACAACCTTCAGGAAAAAAAAGCACGTTAAAAAACGGATTTGAATATGTTGAAGGCAATAGTGATACTGCAAACCGTATCATGCAATATATTGATGTTGTAGCACCAACTAATTTATCAGTGATAATAAATGGTGAAAGTGGTACAGGTAAAGAATATGTTGCTAAAATGATTCACCAAAAAAGTAATCGTTCACATAAACCGTTTGTTTCAATTGATTGCGGCGCTTTGAGTCGTGAATTAGCTGCGAGCGAATTATTCGGCCATATTAAAGGTTCATTTACAGGTGCTATTGCGGATAAAACAGGCCAGTTTGTTTATGCTGATGGCGGTACTTTGTTTTTAGATGAAATTGGTAATTTATCCTACGAAATACAAGTGCAATTATTACGCGCAATTCAGGAACGCAGAATTCGGAAAATAGGCAGCAATCAAGACGTTGAAGTTGATGTTCGTATTATAGTTGCAACCAACGAAGATTTACAGGAAGCTGTTAAAAAAGGTAATTTCAGAGAAGATTTATATCATCGTTTAAATGAATTTACGGTAATTGTTCCATCGCTGCGCGATCGTGGTAGTGATATTGATATTTTTGCGCAACATTTTCTTCAATTGGCTAATACCGAATTAAATAAAGATGTTGAAGATTTTGATGATGAAGTGAAAGCAATTTTCAGGAAATATTCATGGCCGGGCAACCTTCGTGAAATGCGCAATGTAGTACGTCGTGCAGTATTACTGGCAAGTGGTGGCCTTGTAAAAAAAGAAACCCTGCCTCATGAAATTATTTTTGAGAAACAAGATGACGTTCAATCGAATTACAATAATAACACACAGCAAAAACAATTTACCGAAGCGCCAAGTGATTTAAAATCGTTGGCTGAAAAAACAGAACGTGAATTAATTTTAAGCACCCTAATAAAAGTAAACTACAATAAAAGTAAGGCAGC comes from Bacteroidota bacterium and encodes:
- a CDS encoding sigma-54-dependent Fis family transcriptional regulator — protein: MRPSVLIIDDDPTFCLMLKSFLSKKDFTTETAFSGTEALTQVRNNNFDVVLSDFRLPDTDGLELLENIREIKPGTPVIIMTSYADIRIAVKAMKIGAYEYVTKPVNPDEILLTIKNALNRDKDKMVVSAPQPVSQNNTNKNEQPSGKKSTLKNGFEYVEGNSDTANRIMQYIDVVAPTNLSVIINGESGTGKEYVAKMIHQKSNRSHKPFVSIDCGALSRELAASELFGHIKGSFTGAIADKTGQFVYADGGTLFLDEIGNLSYEIQVQLLRAIQERRIRKIGSNQDVEVDVRIIVATNEDLQEAVKKGNFREDLYHRLNEFTVIVPSLRDRGSDIDIFAQHFLQLANTELNKDVEDFDDEVKAIFRKYSWPGNLREMRNVVRRAVLLASGGLVKKETLPHEIIFEKQDDVQSNYNNNTQQKQFTEAPSDLKSLAEKTERELILSTLIKVNYNKSKAATLLKIDRKTLYNKMKLYKILTGNEEE